One Calditrichota bacterium genomic window carries:
- a CDS encoding glycosyl transferase family 36: MSNRSGGVKYGTFSKDRKEFIITRPDTPRPWVNYISNGRYTGLVSHTGGGFSFCPSPRDDRITRWRYNGLPMDRPGRYLYLRDRRSGLYWSPTWQPTATALEEFRCHHGVYYTRIVSGFRGIETEVLYFVPLDDDLEIWRVTIRNTLQSPRELDLFAYVELCLGHALVDLINQPNDQHFNEVHFDRKEQILFATKRYWVRYAGPTVRQANEEWDKVVFFASSLPVIGWDGSKDLFIGRWRSEANPEAVEVGRCTNSEITSGDAVAALQAPLELQGGEERQFVVLLGVVPKQEYPHAAATLVRKYRDLGLVQSEYQRLLDEWGEYLSAVQVATPDDDLNTMVNVWNQYQTSVTFRFSRDASYYHGGLLFGRGFRDSCQDTLGPMIARPDWVRERLSQMCRAQFTDGSAFHLIFPGSGTGERTGHADTPLWLPFAVTQYLKETADWPFLDADVPFADRGSGSVLQHALLAVDYVLANLSPRGLAKFGPGDWNDTLDYLGRGGKGESVWVSMFLAFVLKELVEMLCFTGRRQEASRYERAYEQLREAINEHCWDGEWYLRGTNDWGEVIGSASNREGRIFLNVQSWAVISGVAPDERALQCMEAVRVHLDTPRGPKILHPPYRTIDPRIGLATRCVAGKKENGSVFNHAVSWAILAECLLGRAERAFDLYKRALPMNPVVDIDRYEVEPYVYAEYVTSPDHPTYGQASHSWLTGSSAWMFRDVLDYILGVRPTYPGLLIDPCVPAAWSSFRVQRRFRGYLFDIEVSNPEHVNRGVAEVVVAGERLAGNLIDLGDERVAEVIAGKERVPVRVKLGHPLGKQQRMG, translated from the coding sequence CGCAGGTCGGGTCTCTACTGGTCGCCCACCTGGCAACCGACGGCAACCGCCCTTGAGGAGTTCCGCTGCCACCACGGTGTGTACTACACGCGCATCGTGTCCGGATTTCGAGGCATTGAGACGGAGGTCCTCTATTTTGTGCCCCTCGACGACGACTTGGAGATCTGGCGCGTCACGATCCGCAACACGCTGCAGTCGCCAAGGGAATTGGACCTGTTTGCTTATGTGGAGCTCTGCCTGGGGCACGCGCTGGTTGACCTTATCAACCAGCCTAATGACCAGCACTTCAATGAGGTGCATTTCGATCGCAAGGAACAGATTCTGTTCGCTACGAAACGGTATTGGGTGCGCTACGCAGGCCCAACCGTCCGACAGGCCAACGAGGAGTGGGACAAGGTGGTTTTCTTCGCCTCGTCGTTGCCTGTGATAGGCTGGGATGGGAGCAAAGACCTGTTCATCGGGCGTTGGCGCTCCGAGGCAAATCCCGAGGCGGTGGAAGTTGGTCGATGCACGAACTCCGAAATCACCTCTGGGGACGCGGTCGCCGCGCTGCAGGCCCCGTTGGAGCTCCAAGGCGGTGAGGAGCGGCAGTTCGTGGTGCTGCTGGGTGTGGTCCCAAAGCAGGAGTACCCGCACGCCGCAGCGACGCTCGTGAGGAAGTACCGGGACCTCGGCCTGGTGCAGAGCGAGTACCAACGCCTGCTCGATGAATGGGGCGAGTACCTCAGCGCCGTGCAGGTAGCCACTCCGGATGACGATCTCAACACCATGGTAAACGTCTGGAATCAGTACCAGACCTCGGTGACCTTTCGCTTTTCCCGCGATGCTTCCTACTATCACGGAGGCCTGCTTTTTGGACGAGGCTTCAGAGACTCCTGCCAGGACACATTGGGACCGATGATTGCGAGGCCAGACTGGGTGCGAGAGCGTCTCAGCCAAATGTGTCGTGCGCAATTTACCGACGGCAGCGCCTTCCACCTGATCTTTCCCGGCAGCGGCACCGGTGAAAGGACAGGCCACGCCGACACCCCCCTCTGGCTGCCCTTCGCCGTGACGCAATACTTGAAGGAGACTGCTGATTGGCCCTTCTTGGACGCTGACGTGCCATTTGCGGACCGAGGGTCCGGTTCAGTGTTGCAGCACGCTCTCTTGGCGGTGGACTATGTCCTGGCAAATCTTTCGCCCCGCGGGTTGGCCAAGTTTGGCCCTGGTGACTGGAACGATACGCTCGACTACCTCGGCCGGGGCGGCAAAGGCGAGAGCGTGTGGGTCAGCATGTTCCTGGCCTTCGTTCTCAAGGAGCTTGTGGAGATGCTGTGTTTCACTGGCAGGAGACAAGAGGCTTCCCGCTATGAGAGGGCTTATGAGCAGCTCCGGGAGGCAATTAACGAGCACTGCTGGGACGGGGAGTGGTACCTTCGCGGCACCAACGACTGGGGGGAGGTGATAGGGTCGGCCAGCAACCGAGAAGGTCGCATTTTCCTGAATGTGCAGTCCTGGGCAGTGATCAGCGGCGTTGCGCCAGACGAGCGGGCTTTGCAGTGCATGGAGGCCGTTCGCGTGCATCTGGACACGCCCAGGGGGCCAAAGATTTTGCATCCGCCCTACCGGACCATCGACCCGCGGATCGGGCTTGCCACCCGCTGTGTGGCGGGAAAAAAGGAGAACGGCAGCGTCTTCAACCACGCCGTGAGCTGGGCGATACTTGCAGAATGTCTCCTCGGGAGGGCGGAGCGCGCCTTTGACCTGTACAAGCGGGCATTGCCCATGAACCCGGTGGTGGACATTGATCGCTATGAGGTGGAGCCATACGTCTACGCCGAGTATGTCACCAGCCCTGATCATCCCACTTACGGCCAGGCAAGCCATTCCTGGCTCACCGGATCTTCGGCCTGGATGTTCCGGGACGTGCTCGACTACATCCTCGGCGTGAGACCGACATATCCGGGCTTGCTCATCGACCCATGTGTCCCTGCGGCATGGAGTTCGTTTCGAGTGCAGCGGAGGTTCCGGGGGTACTTGTTTGACATCGAGGTGAGCAACCCGGAGCATGTAAACAGAGGGGTGGCGGAGGTGGTCGTGGCAGGGGAACGCCTGGCCGGAAACCTGATTGACCTGGGCGATGAACGTGTGGCAGAGGTCATAGCAGGCAAGGAGCGAGTGCCGGTGCGCGTGAAGCTGGGCCATCCGCTGGGAAAGCAGCAGCGGATGGGATGA